One stretch of Prunus persica cultivar Lovell chromosome G1, Prunus_persica_NCBIv2, whole genome shotgun sequence DNA includes these proteins:
- the LOC18793339 gene encoding phospholipid hydroperoxide glutathione peroxidase 1, chloroplastic: protein MASMPFSATFSTPLHGYSQTKTTRSSNSSASCPSMAFWAPSVKSSLGSSKSAIFQNGFSLQSPSFNGVFFKARSLGVYARAATEKTLYDFSVKDIDGKDVPLSKFKGKVLLIVNVASKCGLTSSNYSELSHLYEKYKTQGFEILAFPCNQFGGQEPGSNPEIKQFACTRFKAEFPIFDKVDVNGPSTAPVYQFLKSSAGGFLGDLVKWNFEKFLVDKNGKVVERYPPTTSPFQIERDIQKLVAA from the exons ATGGCTTCCATGCCTTTCTCTGCAACTTTTTCAACCCCTCTACACGGttattctcaaacaaaaacaacaagaagctcAAATTCTTCAGCTTCATGCCCTTCCATGGCTTTCTGGGCCCCCTCCGTCAAATCTTCACTTGGGTCATCTAAATCAGCAATTTTCCAGAACGGGTTCTCTTTGCAATCACCGAGTTTTAATGGGGTTTTCTTCAAAGCTCGGTCTTTGGGTGTTTATGCAAGAGCAGCTACAGAGAAAACTCTTTATGATTTCAGTGTCAAG GATATTGACGGAAAGGATGTTCCTCTTAGCAAATTCAAGGGGAAGGTTCTTCTGATTGTGAACGTGGCTTCAAAATG TGGATTGACTTCTTCAAATTACTCAGAACTGTCACACTTGTATGAAAAGTACAAAACTCAAG GATTTGAGATTCTAGCTTTCCCTTGCAATCAGTTTGGGGGCCAAGAGCCTGGATCAAACCCGGAAATCAAGCAGTTTGCTTGTACAAGGTTTAAAGCTGAATTCCCCATTTTTGACAAG GTTGATGTCAACGGTCCCAGCACAGCTCCGGTTTACCAGTTTCTGAAATCAAGTGCAGGAGGTTTTCTAGGTGACCTTGTCAAGTGGAATTTTGAGAAGTTTTTGGTGGACAAGAATGGTAAAGTTGTTGAGAGATACCCACCAACAACATCACCTTTTCAAATTGAG aGGGATATCCAGAAACTGGTGGCAGCTTGA